Proteins encoded together in one Telopea speciosissima isolate NSW1024214 ecotype Mountain lineage chromosome 4, Tspe_v1, whole genome shotgun sequence window:
- the LOC122657600 gene encoding subtilisin-like protease SBT4.4 isoform X2, with protein sequence MGALSEGEYSLKSQHLSMLEEVLKDNSITDNFVRSYHRSFNGFAAKLNEQERKKLASKEGVVSVFPSRTLQLQTTRSWDFIGLSNAVKRIPSVESDLIVGVIDSGIWPESESFSDKGFGPPPRKWKGVCNGGKLNFTCNNKIIGARFYSNTSSSVRDTEGHGTHTASTIAGNVVSNVGFYGLAQGNARGGVPSARIAAYKVCDSQGCSESAILAGFDDAIADGVDIISISIGATHIIDFDSDSISIGAFHAMQNGILTSQSAGNYGPSNMTTRSLAPWILSVAASSTDRHIIDKVVLGDGKVIKGNSVNSYTVNGKKQPLVYGKDASVRTCSPDYARACANGCLDSKLVKGKIVLCEQASLGEEALRANAVGTVMSADRYDDVSFIYPLPATQLSKQAGEQVKSYINSTKNPTANILKSEAVIDSTAPTVASFSSRGPNGITPDILKPDISAPGVYILAAFSPFASPSGSIMDKRRVKFSILSGTSMACPHATGAAAYVKSFHPDWSPSAIKSSLMTTAWRMNSTRNPDAEFAYGAGNIDPVKAINPGLVYEILKDDYIKFLCNIGWDTKRVRIVSGGNSSCQEGTKGTALDLNYPSMTAYIQQEDKPFVINFTRTVKNVGSANSTYKASVTSHSEIKISVMPRVLSFTSLNQVKSFVVTVSGSKFPPLSMTSVSLEWSDGTHTVRSPIVVHSFSGSSK encoded by the exons ATGGGTGCACTTTCTGAAGGTGAATATTCACTTAAATCTCAGCACCTTAGCATGCTGGAAGAAGTTCTCAAGGATAA CTCTATAACCGACAACTTTGTGCGAAGCTATCATAGAAGTTTCAATGGATTTGCAGCAAAGCTCAatgaacaagaaagaaaaaagcttGCCA GCAAGGAAGGTGTAGTATCTGTTTTCCCTAGTAGAACTCTCCAACTACAAACAACTAGGTCCTGGGACTTCATTGGTTTGTCCAATGCTGTGAAAAGAATACCCAGTGTTGAGAGTGATCTGATTGTTGGTGTTATTGATAGTGGAATATGGCCAGAATCTGAAAGTTTTAGTGACAAAGGATTTGGCCCTCCTCCAAGGAAATGGAAGGGTGTTTGTAATGGCGGAAAGTTGAATTTTACATGCAACAA CAAGATCATTGGTGCTCGATTTTACTCCAATACAAGTAGTTCAGTGAGGGATACAGAAGGACATGGGACACATACTGCCTCCACAATTGCCGGTAATGTAGTATCTAATGTGGGGTTTTATGGATTGGCCCAAGGGAATGCAAGGGGAGGAGTACCATCAGCAAGAATTGCAGCTTACAAAGTTTGTGATTCACAAGGTTGCTCTGAAAGTGCTATCCTTGCTGGTTTTGATGATGCCATTGCAGATGGAGTAGATATTATCTCAATTTCGATCGGAGCCACTCATATCATTGATTTCGATTCAGATTCCATATCAATTGGGGCATTTCATGCCATGCAGAATGGCATCCTCACATCACAATCTGCAGGAAATTATGGTCCAAGCAATATGACAACAAGAAGTCTTGCACCTTGGATACTATCTGTTGCCGCAAGCAGTACTGACCGCCACATCATTGATAAGGTTGTTCTAGGGGATGGAAAGGTCATCAAG GGTAATTCCGTTAATTCTTATACCGTGAATGGAAAAAAGCAACCTTTGGTATATGGAAAAGATGCTTCAGTAAGAACATGTTCTCCAGACTATGCACG AGCTTGTGCAAATGGCTGCTTAGATAGTAAATTGGTGAAGGGAAAGATTGTGCTGTGTGAACAGGCAAGTCTAGGAGAAGAAGCGTTACGAGCTAATGCTGTAGGGACAGTGATGTCAGCTGACAGATATGATGACGTTTCTTTTATATATCCTTTACCTGCAACACAGTTAAGCAAACAAGCTGGAGAGCAGGTCAAATCTTACATAAATTCCACCAA AAACCCTACAGCAAATATCTTGAAGAGTGAGGCTGTAATTGATTCAACTGCCCCTACAGTTGCTTCATTCTCTTCCCGTGGACCAAATGGCATTACACCAGATATTCtcaag CCAGATATAAGCGCCCCAGGGGTATATATCTTGGCTGCATTTTCACCTTTTGCTTCACCATCTGGTAGTATTATGGATAAAAGAAGAGTGAAGTTCAGTATATTATCTGGGACCTCCATGGCCTGCCCTCATGCTACCGGTGCTGCTGCATATGTTAAATCTTTTCACCCCGATTGGTCACCTTCTGCCATCAAATCTTCACTCATGACCACTG CTTGGCGGATGAACTCCACTAGGAACCCAGATGCTGAGTTTGCCTACGGTGCTGGCAATATCGATCCTGTGAAAGCTATAAATCCTGGTCTAGTATACGAAATCCTTAAAGATGACTATATCAAATTTCTCTGCAATATAGGCTGGGATACCAAGAGGGTTAGAATTGTATCAGGAGGTAACAGCAGTTGTCAAGAAGGCACTAAAGGAACGGCATTGGATCTCAATTATCCATCAATGACAGCATATATTCAACAAG AAGATAAGCCTTTTGTTATTAATTTTACAAGGACAGTTAAGAATGTTGGCTCAGCAAACTCCACATACAAGGCATCAGTCACTTCCCATTCTGAGATTAAAATCAGTGTTATGCCTCGTGTTCTATCTTTCACATCATTGAACCAGGTTAAATCATTTGTTGTCACTGTTTCGGGAAGTAAATTCCCACCATTGTCTATGACATCTGTTTCACTGGAGTGGTCAGATGGCACTCATACTGTGAGAAGTCCGATCGTTGTGCACTCATTTTCTGGTTCTTCTAAATAG
- the LOC122657600 gene encoding subtilisin-like protease SBT4.4 isoform X1, with the protein MGALSKGGYSLTSQHLSILEEVLKDSSTADNFVQSYQRSFNGFAAKLNEQERKKLASKEGVVSVFPSKTLQLQTTRSWDFVGLSNAVQTIPSVESDLIVGVIDSGISPESESFSDKGFGPPPKKWKGVCNTGMLTFKCNNKIIGARFYPNVSKSVKDSVGHGTHTASTVAGNLVSNVGFYGLAQGNARGGVPSARIAVYKVCNTEDCSESDILAGFDDAIADGVDIISLSVSSNGIRDFDSDSIAIGSFHAMQNGILTSHAAGNKGPRRQTITSLAPWLLSVAASNTDRHIIDKVVLGDGKVVMGNSINSFTLNGTNHSLVYGKDASVETCDPDSARVCADECLDSELVKGKIVLCDQLSLGDEALRAGAVGTIMSVDGHDDSSIIYPLPAIHLNNQTGEQVKSYINSTKNPTANILKSEAINDSSAPTIVSFSSRGPNSITPDILKPDISAPGVDILAAFSTFASPSNSIKDTRSVKFSILSGTSMACPHVTGAAAYVKSFHPDWSPSAIKSALMTTAWQMNATRNPDAEFAYGAGNIDPVKATNPGLVYEILRDDYIKFLCNIGWDTQRVGIVSGGNSSCQEGTKGTALDLNYPSMTAYLQQDKPFVINFTRTVKNVGSANSTYKASVTSHSEIKISVMPRVLSFTSLNQVKSFVVTVSGSKFPPLSMTSVSLEWSDGTHTVRSPIVVHSFSGSSK; encoded by the exons ATGGGTGCTCTTTCTAAAGGTGGATATTCACTTACATCACAACACCTTAGCATTTTGGAAGAAGTTCTCAAGGATAG TTCTACAGCCGACAACTTTGTGCAAAGCTATCAAAGAAGTTTCAATGGATTTGCAGCAAAGCTCAATgaacaagagagaaaaaagcTTGCCA GCAAGGAAGGTGTAGTATCTGTTTTCCCAAGTAAAACTCTTCAACTACAAACAACTAGGTCCTGGGACTTTGTTGGTTTGTCCAATGCTGTCCAAACAATACCCAGTGTTGAGAGTGATCTGATTGTTGGTGTTATTGACAGCGGAATATCGCCAGAATCTGAAAGTTTTAGTGACAAAGGATTTGGCCCTCCTCCTAAGAAATGGAAGGGTGTTTGTAATACCGGCATGTTGACTTTTAAATGCAACAA CAAGATAATTGGTGCTCGATTTTACCCCAATGTAAGTAAATCAGTGAAGGACTCTGTCGGACATGGAACACACACTGCCTCCACAGTTGCCGGTAACTTAGTATCAAATGTGGGGTTTTACGGATTGGCCCAAGGGAATGCAAGGGGAGGTGTACCATCAGCAAGAATTGCAGTTTACAAAGTCTGCAATACAGAAGATTGCTCTGAGAGTGATATCCTTGCTGGTTTTGATGATGCCATTGCGGATGGAGTAGATATCATCTCACTTTCAGTGTCATCGAATGGAATCCGTGATTTCGATTCAGATTCCATAGCAATTGGGTCATTTCATGCGATGCAAAACGGCATCCTCACATCACATGCTGCAGGAAATAAGGGTCCAAGAAGGCAGACAATAACAAGTCTTGCACCTTGGTTACTATCTGTTGCCGCAAGCAATACCGACCGCCACATCATTGATAAGGTTGTTCTAGGGGATGGAAAGGTCGTTATG GGTAATTCCATTAATTCTTTTACTTTGAATGGAACAAATCATTCTTTGGTATATGGAAAAGATGCTTCAGTAGAAACATGTGATCCAGACAGTGCACG AGTTTGTGCAGATGAATGCTTAGATAGTGAATTGGTGAAGGGAAAGATTGTGCTTTGTGATCAGTTAAGTTTAGGAGATGAAGCATTGCGAGCTGGTGCTGTAGGGACAATAATGTCAGTTGATGGACATGATGACTCTTCTATTATATATCCTTTACCTGCAATACATTTAAACAATCAAACTGGAGAACAGGTCAAGTCTTACATAAATTCCACCAA AAACCCTACAGCAAACATCTTGAAGAGTGAAGCTATAAATGATTCATCTGCCCCAACAATTGTTTCATTCTCTTCCCGTGGACCAAATAGCATTACACCAGATATTCTcaag CCAGATATAAGCGCCCCAGGAGTAGATATCTTGGCTGCATTTTCAACCTTTGCTTCACCGTCAAACAGTATCAAGGATACAAGATCAGTGAAGTTCAGTATATTATCTGGGACCTCCATGGCCTGCCCTCATGTTACTGGTGCTGCTGCTTATGTTAAATCTTTTCACCCCGATTGGTCGCCTTCTGCCATCAAATCTGCACTCATGACCACTG CTTGGCAGATGAACGCCACTAGGAACCCAGATGCTGAGTTCGCTTACGGTGCTGGTAATATCGATCCAGTGAAAGCTACAAATCCCGGTTTGGTATACGAAATCCTAAGAGACGACTATATCAAATTCCTCTGCAATATAGGCTGGGATACCCAGAGGGTTGGAATTGTATCAGGAGGTAACAGCAGTTGTCAAGAAGGCACTAAAGGAACAGCATTGGATCTCAATTATCCATCAATGACAGCTTATCTTCAACAAGATAAGCCTTTTGTTATTAATTTTACAAGGACAGTTAAGAATGTTGGCTCAGCAAACTCCACATACAAGGCATCAGTCACTTCCCATTCTGAGATTAAAATCAGTGTTATGCCTCGTGTTCTATCTTTCACATCATTGAACCAGGTTAAATCATTTGTTGTCACTGTTTCGGGAAGTAAATTCCCACCATTGTCTATGACATCTGTTTCACTGGAGTGGTCAGATGGCACTCATACTGTGAGAAGTCCGATCGTTGTGCACTCATTTTCTGGTTCTTCTAAATAG